A DNA window from Betta splendens chromosome 6, fBetSpl5.4, whole genome shotgun sequence contains the following coding sequences:
- the hsbp1b gene encoding heat shock factor-binding protein 1b — protein MAETDPKSVQDLTNVVQTLLQQMQDKFQTMSDQIIGRIDEMSTRIDDLEKNIADLMTQAGVEEIEASPEKAKEGQGS, from the exons ATGGCTGAGACGGATCCCAAGTCTGTGCAGGACCTGACCAATGTG gTCCAGACTCTGCTGCAACAGATGCAGGATAAATTCCAGACCATGTCAGACCAGATTATTGGGAGGA TTGATGAGATGAGCACACGCATCGATGACTTGGAAAAAAACATTGCAGACCTAATGACCCAGGCTGGTGTTGAAGAGATCGAAGCATCACCCGAAAAGGCTAAAGAGGGTCAAGGCTCCTAA